The region TACATATGAATATGATCACGTTAATGGAAATATTATAGACAAGCCAGCCGAGTGCCATTCATGATCACTGTCAGTTCTCCCAGTTCAAAAGAATGGAATCAACATTTTTGGAAAACAGTGCACTAGAGGAAGCCCGTGTAATCCTATACTTTGACAATCACTCTTctattttaaaatcttttttttcttatgttttttttttttagggaacgTCTGTGAATTATTTTGTGCCCCCGCCTCCGTTGGAGAGCGACAAAGTCATTCAGTGCAAGTCTGAAGCGCAGCCCAAGATTAAAATATCTCACCCAGGTATGCAAACAGAGAAACAAAATTTCATTTTGATAATATTATTACTCTATGAAATTGCTAAATGCTTTATTTAATTAGttattttcattgtgtttttgtatgtacTTCATAACATTTTGGTCGTATTTTgattcatatacatacatacacacatatatacatatacacacatatacacacacataaatatacacttataaatacacatacatacacataaacatatatgcaaatatacatatatacacatacatatgtatacatatacacatacagacatatacacacatacatatatatatatatatatatatatatatatatatatatatatatatatatatacacatacagacatatacatacgtacatatatatatatatatatatatacataaacagatacaaacatatatatacatatacacatacagacatatacatatatatacatatacacacacacaattacatacatatacatacacacatacatgcatacattcatatacatacacacatacatgcatacattcatatgcatacatatttatacatgtatatatatatatatatatatatatatatacacatatacatacatatacatacatatacacgtgcACGAAAAAAGAGCTAACCAGttatcattttgaatattttcgaTTCATAATTGTttgctatttgtttttcttttttttttaaacttaagcCTCACTCTCTCACAGCTGTGCGTGTGATGCTGCTCACCGCCATCAAGGAGATGCGCTCAGGCAAAGGGGCCTCGGTCAACGCCGTGTTCACCTACATCCGCGCCACCTATGGCTATGACTTACTGAAGAACCGCAATCATATCAAAAAGACCTTGGCCAAGCTGACAGATGAGGGCCTGGTGGAGCAGGTGAAGGGCCGCGGTTTGGCCGGATCCTTCCGCCTGGGAAAGAAGTACAAGGATGCCAAGAAGACGCTGCCGGCGACACCCAAAGctgtaagcaaaaaaaacattcttttacaTTGGAAAAGTATGCTCTTGTTTTCTCATATTGCAGGCTTTTACACACTGTCCCAAAATAATTGACCCTTTAAAAGCAAATGCATTATTTTCCACATATGTTTCATGTATAAGCCTTACCAGATTATAAGGGGCAGAAGTAATAGTAGtaagggattgtgttatacatccactacaTGGacctgtagtagtagtaatagtagtttgTAGTGGTTAGGATGTGTGTTATACCAACTGGAGCTGTGCGAAAGggaatttcatgatttcacgATTGACCAATATCAATCCATTAATTATAAGTATCAAGACACCTAATGAAATGTCATTGGGAGTAACAGTATTACTaaagatgaaaagaaaaaggaCAGAATGCTTGAATTcgaattcatgtttttttgtgtcttttccaGAATGTTAAATCTCCCGAGAGTTCACCTAGAAAGACGTTCCAGCGACGTGCCAAGGCCAAGGCTGAGGCCGCTCTCCAAAACTCTCTGAGCCAAGAGTACAGTGACATTAACACCCCGACGGTATCTGGGAATGGACGTTCTGAAAGTGACATCAGTCGGGGTCACACATCCAACTCTTGGGAAGAGTCTAGACCGGAGCCCCTGGTCCGAGTGTCAGTGGTGCCCTTCAACGCGGCCGACTACCGCTTCGAGTGCATCTGCGGCGAACTGGGAGTGGTGGACTACAAGGCCCGCGTGCAGTGCATGAAGTGTCAACTGTGGCAGCATGCCAGCTGCGTCAACTACAAGGAAGAGAGTCTGGACACTGTGCCCTTCTACTGCCCTCATTGCCTGGTGGCCATGACGCCCGTCTCCACCGGGGCCACCCTCATCATCTCGCCCAGTTCCATCTGCCACCAATGGGTCGAGGAAATCAATCGTCATGTCAAGTCCGCCTCCCTGCGTGTGCTGGTGAGAGACTTTTATCGGAAATTCTCTATTGACCAGCTGgtaaaaattcaaattgaattgCCCCCAGCTGCTTTGCTCTGAAACGTAATTGTTGACTGCTTTGTACCAGGTGTACCAGGGCGTGAAGAAGCACGGCTTCATCCAGCCAGGTGTGCTGGCCGAGCAGGACGTGGTCATCACCACGTACGACGTGCTGCGCTCGGAGCTCAACTACGTGGATATCCCGCACAGCAATGGTCACGATGCCCGCCGCTTCCGCAACCAGAAGCGCTACATGGCCGTGCCCAGTCCTTTGGTGGCGGTGGAGTGGTGGCGCGTTTGTCTGGACGAGGCGCAGATGGTGGAATGCCCCACGGCCAAAGCGGCGGAGATGGCGTTGCGGCTCGCCTCAGTCAACCGCTGGTGCGTCAGCGGCACGCCCGTGCAGAGAGGCTTGGAAGGTAAAGGAAAATCAGCCATTTTTCCATCATGTCCATAATCAATATGGCGTAATACCATTCTTCTCATTGATTTGACGATCTCTGCAGACCTTTATGGACTGTTGCTCTTTCTGGGCGTGGATCCGTACTGGGTCAAGCATTGGTGGGACCAGTTGCTCTATAGGCCGTATCGCCGCGGCAACCCGGAGCCCCTCTATGAAGTGGTGGCTCAGCTGTTGTGGCGCTCGGCCAAGAAAGACGTTATCGATCAAGTAAGGGGTTTGTCGTTACATGTGAATGATCACATTTGTTGAATGatgtatcatttttaaaagatgataCAAGATTTGGATTGGCGGTGAATGATTGGAAAAATTGTGCAGTGATCTTTGTAATAATTGAATAATACATTTGGGTATTTATTGGGAGATTTTGTGGATCCAATTAGTATTTATTCCTATATATTTGAaccttttaaattgattttacatttgactttaagaataatacatatttatttgaatGTTAATCAGTAGTTAAAAAGTTCACATTTGGCCAAATACAAGCCCATTTTCAAATCAatgattgaccttttttttcggCTTTAAATAAGATATTCTACTCTTCCGCTCCACTTTTCCAGATCCAGATTCCGGCTCAGACGGAGGAGGTTCACTGGTTGCAATTTTCCCCAGTGGAGGGCCACTTCTACCGTCGGCAGCACGAGGTCTGCTCGCAAGACGTTCTCCTCAAACTGCGCAAGCTGTCCGACTGGAGCCTGAAACTAGGGAGTCTGGACCGCCGCACGGTGTCCACCATCCTTTGCCCGTTGCTGCGACTCCGCCAAGCCTGCTGCCATCCGCAGGCGGTGCGTGGCGAGTTCCTGCCACTCCAAAAGAGGTGAACTTCAGCTCCCCATAGATAGaattgtacaaaaatatatatcaaaatgaTTCCTGGGTCGACTAATTCTTATGtttatcattgatttttttctctctcttgtcaTTACCATCTTGGCTGGAAAATTTCATTGGAGTTGAAAACATTTAAGATGATTTGAAACAAATCAAACTGAAGttggcaaattaaaaaaaaatgtatatatatatatatatattcagttCCTAACTTAAAAACAGGCAATATACTATGGACAGTTTTCCCCTTTATTAAATTtaaacataataaaaacaaacatattatGAGAAAAACATAGTTTGGGCAATTTTAAGTCAACAATCAACAACACTATCCAAGTAGTCCTTTGGTCTAATAcggcatacaaaaaaaacagcttaaCAAATATTTGGGTGCAGAATCTAAAACACTCTGTTATTTTCTCACCTACTCAACTAGCCGTatccatttaaaatacattagcATTAAATAAAGATTGCAGCCATCCCTGTTTTTTATTGCATGttaatattagttttttttaaacaaaaagaaaaggtatatccacttttttttacgaAAGCAAGGCTTCTGTAGTTCAAAAAGTTGATGTCACAGAAAAAGACTGAGATCACGTTTGTGTTTTgcactaaaaaatgacaaatgaaaaatgtctttcctAGTGTAATAGCTTAGTTGAATAGTTGATGGCAGCCTTGCTTCCATTAGATCTTAACAAGTGTGGAAAAGCTCGCTTTGATACCTCTTTTATGTTAATGCACAAAGCTGAGTGTTGTGATTTGCTTGTTGGCAGCACCATGACGATGGAGGAGCTCCTCAAGTCCCTGCAGAAGAAATGTCGAGTGGAGTGCGAAGAGGCCCACAGACAATTGGTGTGCGCTCTCAACGGCTTGGCCGGAATCCACATCATCCGAGGTATAAAGCCATAAAAGCTCAGCGGAATGGCTTACAAGCTCAGCTTTTGCCACCTATTTGCACATCTCATTAGTGTCACTAGTAAGTGTCAATAATGACTCCTCGCTCTTTGCAGATGAGTTTGAGCGGGCGGTCCACATGTACCGAGAAGTGCTGCGTTCATCAGAGGAGCACAAAGGAAGACTGAAGACCGATTCATTGCAGGTGGATCACTAAAACCCATCACATTCTTCTTCTAATGCGCATCTCtaatttaaatatgaatacagAAAAGACACAATGGGATGACCAGAATGACTGTGGGaacaaaaactacatttaacTCTAAATTTAacgtcttttatttttattgcttatGACCTGCAACAAAATTCCAGCCAATGGTGGACATGGTgattccataatttaaaaatttcAGTATCAAGATTAAGATTTTCATTTGCTAATTTTGTAACAATTTTAATCATTCTAAttctatttaataataattcagCTATCAATTTGCAATTCAGACAATAGTGTGAATGCATAGCAGTGGACTGAACACCTGTGAAACACTAATTTATGTAAAATAAACCGGATAATGATTTGGTCTACTTGAAAGTTATCCCGGTGATGGCCAAATTAATtccaatgacaataatgatTATAACCCAATGCATTTTATTTCCCAAAAACATAATTTACGCCACTCActgattgtatttttatttatttttttggttcagaGACTTCATGCCACTCACAATCTGATGGAGCTACTAAAAGCAAAGCACCCAGGAATTCCTCCCACTCTACGAGATGATCGCCTGAGTGAGGAGGTAACTTCCGCTGAAATCTCAGACCAATTCCCTCCCCATGGTGTAATGATGTTCATCCCGTGTCTTTTCCAGGCTGAGCAGCTGCGTCAGCACTACATGACCAAGTATGACTCGGAGGTGGCCGATGCCCATCAAGCCCTGCAGCCGGTCTTGCAGAATATCAAAGAACTCAAGCGCAAAGTATGCATTTataaatttcatttcattgatTTCCCATGATAGaatattccccccaaaaaatgggatCATTTCTGTTGTAATATAAATTAATATAGACATTTACTAGGATATATTATATAATGTTTCAACTAAAAAGGGGGGGGAAAACAAGCAGgtagtattttagttttttttaatcattaaatccattctaaatataaaatattgaaacatttcTGTAGTCCCTAGTGAAAGAACACAGATTATTTAGTTGACCCAAATTTTTTCCAAATCATAATTTTGGATCCTCTTAATACCAAGAATTTGTCATTTAATCCTCTTTTTCTTTCCAGGAATTTTTCCACTAGACAGTCAttccttttattattatttatatcatAATTCTTAATaactcatcattaaaaaagactTTTAAAAACTACATTCAAATGAACATATGATATTCcttctgcaattggctggcaaccaattccaggtgtcccccacctgctgTCCATTTTGGGCTGgaataaactccagcacccttgcgacCCCTCTGAAGATacaaatatagaaaatgaatgattttttttaaaaattactgtTACCTCCCTATTTAAAGTGATTGGCTATTTTTCACCATCAAATTGAGCATGGAGGATGCATAATAGTGAGATTGACCTTAACATTTTGTTGCTCTTTTGGTGATGAAGGTCAACCTCAACTCCCCATGGTGGGTCGAGGTCATCCAACGGGCGGTCCGTTTGTCCACCGACGATGACCTTGTGGGTCGCGTCAAGAACGAGCTGACGTCCAGCTACAAACAGCAGGCTCACAAGCTCTCCATGGCCGACAAGTAAAGTTCCTACGAGCCATCTGCAGTACCATAGCCGGCAACCTTTGACCCCGAATTTCCCCCTCCAGGTTCCGGGACGGCCGCGGTCTGCTTTTCCTGCTCACCACCCAAATGGAGGACCTGTTGAAATCCCAGAACATTGTCCAAGAGGCGGTGAAGAGCCTGGAAGGGCCGGCGTCCCAGAAAGTGATTGACGAAGCCACCGTTTGTCACCTCAGGCCCGTACGATTGCCGCTTaataagtaagtttttcttttgttgcttactattttattttttacactaaaACATTCTCTCTTTTCATCCCCTAGCTGTGTCTTTTGCAAAGCTGATGAGCTTTTCACCGACTACGAATCCAAGCTCTTCTCCCACACGTAAGTCGCCGCCCGTCATGCCCGCACGGAACAATTCGGTTCGGACTTCTTTCTGTAGTCCCTAGTGAAAGAAGACAGATTATTTAGTTGACCCTCTGGCCGACAGGGTGAAAGGCCAGACGGCCATTTTTGAGGAGATGATCGAAGACGAGGAAGGCCTGGTGGACGACCGCCTGCCCACCACCAGCCGAGGCCTGTGGGCGGCAAGCGAGATGGAGCGCACGCTCAAGGCCACTTTGACCTTCGCCAAGGCTAAGCGCTATGACGGCCAACTGGTGGAGGAGGGCAACGCCTTCATGGAGCTCTTTGAGAACTGGAAGAAGGAGTACAAGGTTAGTAGCCCGTCAGTGTTGTTTTCCTCTAATGGTGAGCTCACGACCCTTTACTTCATGATGACAAAAAATGCCTACAATCTTATATATAAGTGTTTGCAAATATTTAAGACATGGTCACATGGTTAAAGGAAAATTCCTAGAACTCACCCTGCTGTCTTGAACAGGTGCTGCACGAGTACTGGATGGTTCTGCGAAATCACGTGTCGGCCATCGACGAACTGGGAATGGCCACCGAGCGTCTCCGCGTGCGTTTTCCCGATGAGCCCAAGCCAAAAGTCTTGCACATCATCGAGCCACACGAAGTATGTCCCGGTTACTTCTTTTTCTTTGCGTCTACATTAATATTAGCAATCGTAgtccatgtaccgtattttctggagtataagtcgtgctttttttcatagtttggctgggcctgtgacttttttttcctcttgctcCAACAGCCTGTTATTTTTAGGCTACAGTTATCTGAAAAGCTGTCaggttaacagatgcctattcaGCCAGATGATTTCCATTtttctattgttactttaacgtaTAGTTGTTCTGATCCCAAAAAATTGGGCttcctgaaaatgttttttgaaacaGTTATTGCTTTCAAGGTtattggattattttgttgatCCATTGTTGACCTTCTCGTCACAGGTGGACCAGAACCGAGTAAAGCTTCTAAATGACCAAGCGTTGGCCAAGTCTCAATTGCAAAAAAAGCTGGGACAGTTTTTATACCTCACAAATCTAGAAAAGGTATTTGTACTTGTACTTTGTCATCCCCCTCCTCTGCACGCGATGGCATCAGTCTTCACCATTTTTAGTCCCAAGACAAGTCCACCGGCGGCCTGAACCCGGAACCGTGTCCCATTTGTTCTCGTCAACTAGGAATGGAGGTTAGGAAAGAGTTTTTGTGCTCTCTATAAtatctataatatatatatatatatacatatattctatTTCAGTGGGCGGTGCTGACGTGCGGCCACTGCTTCTGCAACCAGTGCATCGCCATCATCTTGGAGCAATACAGTGTGGGATCGCGGCAGCGTGCCATCAACTGTGCCATTTGCAGGCAGACCACATCTCACGCTGAAATCTCCTACGTCTTCACCGCACAGGCGTCCAGCCAAGACCAAGAAATCTCCGTTCAGGTTGGTCCGTCTTACACCTTTCTAGAAACTAAAATGCCAGGGCTAGGAATCTTTTTAATTGCAAgacccccaccaaaaaaaacatgtttttaaacatcGATACATCTttagaaatacaaaaatgaaaaagccaGTATACTGTTAATAATACTACGTTAAGATGGATACCATATGGAGTATTGTTGGGGTAACTGGTGAGGccattttgtctttgttgcAAATCCCAAAGGAGCAGCTCCTCTTCTGTTTTCCCAGGGTAGCCACTCCACCAAAGTGGAGGCGGTGGTGAGAAGTCTGAAAAAGATCCAAATGCACGACCCTGGCGCCAAGTGTCTGGTCTTTTCTACGGTAAGACCAATCCCATGGCCTTTCAATCGTCGTATCTGCCGTCACCTGAGTTTTGGCATGGTCTCCTTGGCAGTGGCAGAACGTCCTGGACATCATCGCCAAAGCGCTGTTTGACAACAGCATGGAGTTCTCGCAAATCAACGGAATCCAAAAATTCCAGGTTCGTACCCTCTTTCGGAATTGCCGTTTGTCGCCGCGTTATTGACTCCAGCGGAATAACCAGGAGAACCTGAGCTCCTTCAAGTACGAGAAAAAGATCAACATCCTCCTGCTCCCTCTACACACGGGCTCCAACGGGCTAAACATCATCGAAGCCACGCACGTCTTACTGGTGGAGCCCATCCTCAACCCCGCTCACGAGCTGCAGGCCATCGGACGTGTGCACCGGATCGGGCAAACCAAGCAAGTCTGCCTTTAGAAATTGGAAATGTACTCATCTGCTTGACGTTAAATGGTCTTCTGTCTGTGTCCCTCCAGGCCAACGTTTGTACACCGCTTCCTCATCAAGTCCACCATCGAGGAGAGGATGCAGGCCATGCTCAAAACGGCAGATAAAAGGTGAGAGAGATTGCtgtcataatatatatatatttaaaaaattaaaataaacattgttttagatctataaaaataatattcagggcttttaatccagttctttcaatccatttatttaaaaaaatgagtgggCAACTCATGGTttaggagccatatgtggctcttttgttggCTGCACCTTGGCATTAATTGGCTACTGGCGTTCAATATTGAAGATTGCTGACAATGAAACTCATTTTAGTGGACTGTTGTAAGCTTTGTCGGATAACTTTTGGATGCTTTTGTGCTCTTGCAGTCACGGCAGCACCACCATGAAGCACTCGGAGGCTGCCGTCCTCACCGTGGCCGACCTGGCCGACCTTTTTACCCAAGATGACGACCAACAGCTACAGTGAAGTTTGCTCCTTCTTCTATATCTTGGTGTTTGTATGGATGGGTGGAGGACTTGTGGCTTTTTTCTACTCTGTGCACTTTGGAACTTTTGAGGTCCAATCTCTGGACTGTGAGAAGGAGGTTACAGTTGGGACCAAGACTAGAATAGTTCTGCATTTTGCGcagttttatcttattttattaaGTGGTTGTCTCGCTTGTTGtgaatttaatgtgtttttagtttctGATGATATAGAATATTTCCTTCCTAAAATTGCCGCTAATACTACAGTGCGAATTGAAGTTTgcgcttgttaaaaaaaaggagaattaATTGTACGAAAAACTGCATTTGTGGATCAAATTCAGGACGTCtgtcattcatttttacattgattttattGTGTCAGTtggttttagttgtttttggaATACAGTTCAATGAAAGATGTTTTGGAGAATTATAGTTGTCGTCATTCTGTTTCGTTAACCATGATAAGGACAAGCTTGTAACATAGCAGGTGGGATCGAGATGGTTGTCTTGAACAACAAGTTAATGCTTTCAAGTgtagcttcttcttctttattcACGGTTTTCATCTTCTTGGCTCACTGTTTTGTTGTGCTGTGAAGGTGGGACAATGAAATCTCCAGATTCCGTCGCTTGGAAACCACTCTTGTAAATTCAAACTCGTAAAATTAGGGGGCATTTTGCTTGCTTCCCGCACTTGCTTTCCTTCATTTCGTCTCTTCCGTCATAGTTTGACGCCTTTTTTCAAACATCCTTTCAACTTCTTGCTTGCACTCTGCGTTCCTTTCCATGTTGAATGTTTATTGGCTTCCTTTTTTAACAATTTCATGttacttattcatgttttacatcattttgcattctttctTTGTTTAGTATTTTCTGTTATTATGTGCTTCCAGTCAATATTTTGCACCATTTTAAAGGCTGTCACATTTGTTCAGCAATATTTTGCTACTTTGTGCTCACTGTGgggagtgtgcatgttctctctgggcttgcctgggttttctttgggtactccgattccctcccacattccgaaaacttgcctgataggctggttgaacactctaaattgcctctaggtattgTATGAGTgtgatttttattgtttatttttttgggctatatccttgtgccctgtgattggttgacaATTCAGGGCacttcagcaccccccatcACCCTTAGATAAGATGaccagaaaatgtatgaatgaatgaatgaaaaagcccTATTTTTAAACTCCAAGACTGGTTTTATAACCCGCCTCCATCTAGATTGACCCCTATGTATGAAACCCTACttccaaaccttttttttttattgtcatatttatttttgcaacttttcccACTCTACTTTCCATTCCTTTTTATTCTTTCACCATTTATCTCCACTTCCCACAGTcctttccccccattttgtacGTGAAGAGTGTATTTTACGATCCGGTCCCACGGCACACGTGCACTCTGGTTTCTTGACTTTCCTcggatccccccccccccccccacgaggGTTCCCGCAAAGCCATAAAGATTTTCAGACAACAAAGAGCGCTGGCGTTCATGGTTACCGCAGCACTTGTTGTTGTAGTAGCGTGTTGACAAAAAGAGGAGTTACCTCGGACTCCCCCGGGCTCCCCCTATTCACGCGTGGAATTTCATTGTTGCCCCCCCCCCTGACCCCACCCCAAGGACATCATTCAAGCTGGTGTCTTAGGGCTCCCACTTGGTTCAAACTGTCCCGCGACGGTGCTACGTCTTACGCTGGTGACAGCGGCATTCGGCACCCGGAGGAGACGGCGACCACGTTTGGTTCCCACCCAGGGAAGAAGAGATGGCCGGGGCCAGTTTGCTTTGCGCCTGTTTGCTGCTCACCTTGACGGCCGTCTCCTCGCTTCAAGGGGGTCTGCAGACCTCCGAGGATGGTGagtccatttttaatttttacttttttcacacaatgtCGAGGTGCTAGAGTTCACtaaaaaacaaagatgctgGACCGTGGCAGAATGTGTTTGTTTCTAGATATTGTATTTTGTTATTCATATTAGGTCATTTGTCTCATAAAGACCTCAGTGTTCATGTACAGTATGTTGGCCacaatattcacattttatgtAAAATTTATATATTGGACTTTTATTCATTGAAGctattttttaaacagtaaaagacattaacagcaaaattatacattttcttcTACGTCTTTAATTTTtccaaaaattgaaataaaattaaatggtTAAATAAAGATTAACAaactatctaaaaaaataatataaatgttttggCCATTTGAATTAATGTTGCATTTCAAATATATAGCTGTTTCCTTTTTAATTGTGTAGATTTAATGTTAAGTTCTTGTGACCCTCATGAatccaaaaatgttttgaataatGAATCAAACACTGAAAATTGGTGTTCTTTCTCGCCATCAGAGCTCAACGAAACAGTCATTTGCACCAATGACCAGATGGAAGTGGTCCTTCCCAGCGCCTTCTTCCTTCGCAAAGTCCCCCCCGTCTACGTAAGTCACGCCCGCTCCTTCAATGCCACTTCAACATGATGCatatgatgatgttgatgatggtGATAATGGTGTGCCCAGGCCTGGGATTTGCATCTCAATGACCCCGATTGTCGAGGCGTTCAAGTAGACGACCACTACATCTTCAGCATAAAGACCAATCTGTCCCACTGCGGGAGCACCATGGTAACGTCTCGCCAGTCCTCGTCATATGGCGGCAATAAACGCAAATGCCCCGTCTAGAAAATCACAATCAAGTTGGCCCATTTGACCACTTTTTGTAAAACCAAATATTGAAATGCTAATTTCCCTACATTGATGTCAAATTTTAACCCCTGAACCTGTAGAGTAAATCGCTTTAGTGTTGAAGCTGAGAACGTAGGTtgaactcaagcttcttgtgtgggTGCAATTCAGCTCTTTTCCTCATTTGCTGCAATTTC is a window of Stigmatopora nigra isolate UIUO_SnigA chromosome 13, RoL_Snig_1.1, whole genome shotgun sequence DNA encoding:
- the shprh gene encoding E3 ubiquitin-protein ligase SHPRH isoform X3, producing MLLTAIKEMRSGKGASVNAVFTYIRATYGYDLLKNRNHIKKTLAKLTDEGLVEQVKGRGLAGSFRLGKKYKDAKKTLPATPKANVKSPESSPRKTFQRRAKAKAEAALQNSLSQEYSDINTPTVSGNGRSESDISRGHTSNSWEESRPEPLVRVSVVPFNAADYRFECICGELGVVDYKARVQCMKCQLWQHASCVNYKEESLDTVPFYCPHCLVAMTPVSTGATLIISPSSICHQWVEEINRHVKSASLRVLVYQGVKKHGFIQPGVLAEQDVVITTYDVLRSELNYVDIPHSNGHDARRFRNQKRYMAVPSPLVAVEWWRVCLDEAQMVECPTAKAAEMALRLASVNRWCVSGTPVQRGLEDLYGLLLFLGVDPYWVKHWWDQLLYRPYRRGNPEPLYEVVAQLLWRSAKKDVIDQIQIPAQTEEVHWLQFSPVEGHFYRRQHEVCSQDVLLKLRKLSDWSLKLGSLDRRTVSTILCPLLRLRQACCHPQAVRGEFLPLQKSTMTMEELLKSLQKKCRVECEEAHRQLVCALNGLAGIHIIRDEFERAVHMYREVLRSSEEHKGRLKTDSLQRLHATHNLMELLKAKHPGIPPTLRDDRLSEEAEQLRQHYMTKYDSEVADAHQALQPVLQNIKELKRKVNLNSPWWVEVIQRAVRLSTDDDLVGRVKNELTSSYKQQAHKLSMADKFRDGRGLLFLLTTQMEDLLKSQNIVQEAVKSLEGPASQKVIDEATVCHLRPVRLPLNNCVFCKADELFTDYESKLFSHTVKGQTAIFEEMIEDEEGLVDDRLPTTSRGLWAASEMERTLKATLTFAKAKRYDGQLVEEGNAFMELFENWKKEYKVLHEYWMVLRNHVSAIDELGMATERLRVRFPDEPKPKVLHIIEPHEVDQNRVKLLNDQALAKSQLQKKLGQFLYLTNLEKSQDKSTGGLNPEPCPICSRQLGMEWAVLTCGHCFCNQCIAIILEQYSVGSRQRAINCAICRQTTSHAEISYVFTAQASSQDQEISVQGSHSTKVEAVVRSLKKIQMHDPGAKCLVFSTWQNVLDIIAKALFDNSMEFSQINGIQKFQENLSSFKYEKKINILLLPLHTGSNGLNIIEATHVLLVEPILNPAHELQAIGRVHRIGQTKQVFVHRFLIKSTIEERMQAMLKTADKSHGSTTMKHSEAAVLTVADLADLFTQDDDQQLQ